The following is a genomic window from Citrifermentans bemidjiense Bem.
TGCACCGAAGCGAGAGCCGCTACCGGATGCAGCTGCAGGAATTGACCAACATCTACACCCACACTGCCGTCGGCCTCTTCGCCGTGGACCGCGAGATGCGCTATCTGCGCCTCAACGAGCAGATGGCCGGCTACAACTGCAGGCCCATGGACGAGCATGTCGGCAGAACCATCGACGAGGTGCACCCCCCGGCGTTCGTGGTCGCCCTCAAGGAGATGTGGCGCCCGGTCCTGGAACGGGGCGAATCCCTGCTGAACCTGGAGGTCCAGGGGCAAGCGGATTGGCCCAGCGGGGAGCGCCATTGGCTGGTGAGCTTCCAGCCCCTGTTCGCTGAGACCGGCGCGGTCATCGGCCTCACCGGATCGGTGATGGATATAACCGAGCGCAAGGTCGCCGAGCAGGTACTTTTGGGGGCGAGGCAGCAACTGGAGCGGGAGGTGCAGCTTAGGACGGCGAAACTTTCCCTGACCAACAAGCATCTGATCCAGGAGATCGAGGTGCGCAAGAAGGTTGAGGTCGAACTCCTGGCCCAGCAGCAGAAGCTGCAAGAGATGGCATTCGAGATCTCGATGGCGGAGGAGCGGGAGCGCGACCGCATCGCGAGCGAACTGCACGACCAGGTGGGGCAGCGCCTGATCCTCGCCAAGATCAAGCTGGACTCCCTGGCGAGCAACCTTCCCCTGGGGGAGTGCGAGGCGGAGGCAATGGGGGTCGAGACCCTGATCGAGCAGACCCTTCAGGACATCCGGTCGCTCACCTTTCAGATCCGTCCCCCCGTTTTGGCCACCGCCGGCCTGGAAGCCGCGCTGCGCTGGCTGGGGGAGGAACTGCACGCCGACTTCGGTCTGGAAGTGGAGTTCAGCGACGACGGCAAGGACAAACCGCTCCGCTACGAGGTGCGCTCCACCGTGTTCCAGGCGGTCCGCGAGTTGCTGCTCAACGTGGCCAAGCACGCTGGGACCAAGAAATGCCGGGTGCGCTTCACCCGGGTCGGGGACCGCATCGTGATCGAGGTGGAGGATGACGGGACAGGCCTCAAGCCAGGCGCCGGCGACGGCACCCGTTCCAGAAGCGGCGGGTTCGGGCTGTTGAATGTTCAGCAGAAGGTAGAGCATCTCGGCGGGGTGTTCAGCATAGAGTCCAGGCCGCAGGGAGGCACCAGGGCTGCCATCGAGGTTCCCGTGGAAACCGAGACAAAATAGGAGGCGGGATATGAGTATGAAGGTACTGATCGTGGACGACCACACCATAGTGAGGCAGGGGTTGCGCGTACTGATCGACAAGGAACAGGATATGGAGGTGATCGCCGAGGCTGCCACCGGCGCCGAGGCGATCCGATTGGCCCGCGAAAAGCGCCCCGACGTCACGGTTATGGATATCACCATGCCCGACCTAAATGGCATCGACGCCACGCGCGCCATCATCGCGGAGTGGCCGCAGGCGCGGGTGCTGGCGCTTTCCATGGAGTCGGACCGGCGCTTCGTGGTGGAGGTACTGAAGGCAGGCGCCAACGGCTACGTCCTCAAGGACTCGGCCTTTGCCGAACTCGCCACTGCGATCCGGGCCGTCGCCACGGGGGAGACCTATCTCCCTTCCAGGGTGACCACGCTTTTGATCAAGGAGTACCTGCAGCGCATTCCCGACGAGGTGCCGGCTACCTACGAGAACCTCTCACAGCGGGAAAGGGAGATCCTGCAGCTGATCGCCGACGGCAGAAACGCGAAGGAGATCGCCTTCAGCTTCGGTGTCAGCGTGAAGACGGTGGAGAACCAGCGGCACAGCATCATGAAAAAGCTGGACCTTTTCAGCATCGCCGAGTTGACCAAGTACGCCGTACGCCAGGGTCTCACCTCGCTCAGTTGACCAGGCCGTGAGGGGGGTGCACCACGCACCCCCTCCTGCCGATTCCCCTGCATATTTCCTCCCCGCGCATCCCTTCCTTGGCTGCCTAAGGCACGCCGCCCCCCGCTTGACACCAAATCACCCCCATATACACTAGACGAGTTGTAAAATGAGCATTAATTAATGGTTTGGATTTCCCGTGGTTCACACAACCCATTTCCCCTGCGCAGCACCCGCTGCAGCATCGATCACCAGCAGAGCGGCCGCAGTCATCAGGCAAGATGCATCATCCGGCACGAAGGTAATCGGTCAGGAGGTAAAAACCATGAAACCGAGCACGAAAGACCAGACAAAAGGCAAGCTGCACGAGTTGAAAGGACAGGTGAAGGAAGAAGCCGGCAACATCAGCCGCAACGTATCCATGGAGCATCAGGGAAGGGCGGAGAAGGTGACCGGCAAGGTGCAAAAAACCGCCGGAAAGGCAGAGAAGAAAACGGAGAAGTAGGCGCCTGACGCGGTGCTGCCTTAAGAGCCTGGCAGCCCGCGTGTCCTGAAGCAGCTTCTCTCCAAGGCGCCGGTGGTGGTTGCGGTCGCTCTGCTGGTGATCGAAACGGTCGGGCAATTACAGGGTCCCGGCGCTGGGGGAGATCAGGTTCCGGACGACGAACGACAAGGGAGGTGTATCCGTCATGCCCCTGATACAGGTCTTACTGGTTCTCATCGTGGTGGGAGTACTGCTTTGGCTGGTGAACACCTATGTCCCGATGGCAGGTTCCATCAAGTCGATCCTCAACGCGGTGGTGGTCATCGTGGTGGTAATCTGGCTTTTGAACGTATTCGGGCTCATGGAAAACATCACTCGGCTCAGGGTGGGAAAGTGAGGTAAAAAACAACCGGAGGCGGCCGGCTGCTGTAACAGGGCGCTTCCAAAAGGAGGACGACATGCTGTGGACCATCGTGGTTATCTTGCTGATCCTGTGGCTTCTCGGGCTGGTAACCAGCTATACCTTGGGTGGATTCATTCACCTGCTGCTGGTGCTTGCCATCATCGTGGTTATAATCAACCTGATTCAGGGAAGACGGCCTTTGTAGAGTGAAAGACCAGTCGCAACCGCTGTCCGGGGCTCTGGTTGACAGAAAAACGAAAAGGGGAGGTTGCCAGTGAGAATCACAGCTGCAGTAATAACAGTTCTTGCCCTTGCCGCAGTACCTTGTTTTGCCGCAAACGGTGGCGCAACTGCCGGACGCGCCGGCGGGACCGGTGCCGCTGCGACGATACGCCAAGTGCCTCCCGGACAGCAAATGAATCAGGAGATGATGCCGACACCCGCCCACCTGCTGATGCGGGCCTATCACAGAAACGTCGCCAACTTCGCCCAGACCCTTTACCAGGCGGCGGACCAGGGCCCGGTTGTGCAGCCTTCGTTGGCACGCACCGCCGTCTCCGAGATGCGGCGCAGCGTCGACGAGATGGAAAAACAAAGGGCAACGGCGCTTGGCGCAATGCGGCTGCCGCCGGAGCGGCAGAAGATGATGGACGAGCATCTGGTGCAGGTGAAGACGCACCTGCGGCAGCTGGAAGAGATGGTGCAAAAGGAGCGGATCGATTCCGGGCTGGTGAAGAAAGAGCTGCAATCGATCTTCGTGGAGTGCGACGGGGCGGGGTGCTGTGCCCGGCCAAGCCCAGTGGGTCGGGGCCGTCAGGGAAAAGGTCCCTACGGCGGGAGGCCGGGGTGCGACTGCCCCAAGGGGAACCCCGACCACGCCATGATGATGGACGACATGATGGAGAAGGTAAAAAGCCAGGACGCGGAGCTGGCCCAGTTGGTGCAGCGGATGCGGCAGGCTGACGGCCAGGCGAAACTGGACCTGGTGGCGGAGACCGTGGCGACCATGGTGCAGCAGCGGGCCGAGCTGACCGCGGACATGCAAAAGATGCACGACATGATGCAGGGAGAGTATCCCGGCTCGGACCAGATGCTGAACGACGACGAGGACCAGGACCAGGGTGGAGACGAAGAGTACGATTTTGAGGACGAGGAGGACGTCACCGCCGACTGACCGTTGAGGCGTGACCTGAGGGGGGAAAAAGGCTGGCAGGGCCGGGAAACCGCGACCTGCCAGCCTTTTCTTTGCCGTTTAGCAGCAGGGATCTGATTTCCGGGGGTTAAAGCGTCTTCGACTGTGTCTTTCCGCGCGGGTTGTGCAGGAAGTTCGCCCTCTGTTTCAAAAGCGCGGTCATCTTCGCCACCGGCAGGGGGCGGCTGAAATAATACCCTTGCGCTTCCTCGCTCCCTTCGGCCTGCAGCCAGGCGAGCTGGGACGCGTTCTCCACCCCCTCGGCGATCACCCTGAGCTGCATGCTGCGCCCGATGCTGATCACGGCACGCACCACGGCGGCGTTGTCGGCGTCGCGGGCGATGTTGTGGATGAAGGATTGATCTATCTTCAGCTTGTCGACGGGGAGTTTTTTCAGGTAGCTCAGGCTGGAATAGCCGGTGCCGAAGTCGTCTATGGAAAGCTGCAGCCCGAGCGCCTTCATGGCCGCCATGCTCCCTAAGACCCGCTGCGGGTCGCTCATGATGGTCGCCTCGGTGAGCTCCAATTCCAGGCACTCCGGGGCGATGCCGGTTTGCAGTAGTGAGTCTTCGATGGTTTCCTCGAAGTCGGGGTGCTGGAAGAAGCTGGCAGAGAGGTTGACCGCAGCGGAAACGGAGTTTATTCCCTGCTGCTGCCACTGTTGAATCTGGCGGCAGACGGTCGGGATGATCCACTTGCTGATCTGGGTGAGAAGGCCGGATTCCTCGGCGATGCGGATGAAGCTCTCCGGGAGCATCAGCCCGTGGGCCGGGTGCTGCCACCTGATCAGCGCCTCCATGCCGCTGAACCTCCCGGTCGAGAGGTCGACCTTGGGCTGGTAATAAAGGACGAATTCTTCCCGGTCCAGCGCCCGGCGCAGCTCCGCTTCCAGCACGAACCTCTCGTGCGCTATCTCGTTCAGCCGGTGGGTGAAGAACTGGAAGTTGTTTCCCCCGGATTTCTTGGCGTGGTACATGGCGATGTCGGCGTGCTTCAAGAGCGTCAGGTAATCGCGGCCGTCGTCGGGGAAGACGCTGATCCCGATGCTGGGGGTCACGGTGACGTTGCTGCCCAGAACCGGGAAACCTGCGTTGATGACCTTTTCCGCGACCACCGTGGTCTCGGTCTCGCCGCAGTCCCACAGCATCACCACGAATTCGTCCCCCCCAAGCCTGGAGACGACGTCGCAGGAGCGGGTGCAGTCGCTGAGTCTTTTGGCTACCGATTGCAGCAGCCTGTCCCCTACGTCGTGCCCCATGGAATCGTTGATCTGCTTGAAACCGTCGATGTCGAGGAAAAGCAGGGCCACGTTGCGCGAACTCTTCTGGGCCGCGCAGATCACCTGCTCCATGCGCTCGTAGAGGGTGCTGCGGTTGGGAAGCTTGGTGAGCGGATCGTGGTGGGCCAGGAAGAAGATGTTTTCCTCGGCCCTTTTGATGTCGGTGATGTCCAGGATGAAGCCGTCCAGTCGCGTGATGCTGAGGCGGTCCCCCCTGCGCTGCCTCTGCACGGCGCAGTTGTTGACTATCCAGCGCACCGAGCCGTCCTTATGGATGATGCGGTGACGTATCGGCTCGTGGTCCAGCCCGGCGAAGATGCCGTTCAGAAACTCGACCACCAGGTTTCTGTCCTCCTCGTGGATCATGGTGAACCAGAGCAGGGGGTCCCGGTAGTACTCGTCCGGGGTGTATCCGGTGATGTCGAAGCACTTCGGGCTGTGGTAGACGGAGGTGATGTCACCCTCTTCGAAGCGGACGCTGTAGACGTACTCGTTGATGTTGCTGACTATGGTCCGGCACTGTTCTTCGCTGGTGAGCAGTGCCTGTTCCGCGTTCTTGCGGATGCTGATGTCGCGTATGTTGAACTGCACCACACTGCTTTGCTCGGACTGGTAGCAGTTGCTTACCACCTCCACGGGGATGTCCCGCCCCCCCACCGTGGCGAGCAGCAGGTCATCGCCATGGAAGTATTCCTTTTGCTGCATCGCCTTGAAGTCGGAGGCGCCCGGTACGATGCGGGCGAAGAAGCCGAGCTCCCAGACCGTTTTGCCCAGGAGCGCTTCCCGTTTGCAACCGAGTATGTCGACCAGGAAAGGGTTGACCTCGGCGATGGCGCCGCTGTCCGCTTCGACAATCATGATGCCGTCTTTGGCGGTCTCGAACAGGCGGCGGTAGCGGGCCTCGGAACGCTGGAGCGCCAGCTCCGACTGCTTGCGCTTGGTGATGTCGAGAACCGACAGCCGGTATTCGGTCCCCTCTTTGCAGCAGAGGGCATCTATGCGCACCGGCAGCTGGCGGGAGGAGTCGGAGATGAGGGTTAATTCGCAGGCGGATTTGGACTGGCTGGTGCGGGCGTCGTTTAGCAAAACGGAGAAGTCCCCCTTGGAGGGCTCCGCCACCGCCTGCTCGAAAGGGACACCGACCAGTTCCGGCCGAGCCCTGCCGAGGAGGCTGGCCCCGGTGTTGTTGACGCTACGGATGTTCCCGGCGTCGTCGAGGGTGAAAAGGCCTACGGGGGAGAACTCGTAGAGGTCGGTATAGACCTGCAGTTCCCTGACCAGTTCTTCGGTGGACAGGTTGGCGTTGTCGCTGTCAAAGGCGTTGCGGTCTCTGGAACGATTCACAGCATTTTTGCTATCTGCATCGTTCATGACTCCTCCGATGCTTCTGAACTTCTTCGGAAGGGGAGCACTTTACCGGATAAGCTTTATGAACTGCACAGCTGGCAGAGGGGAGGAAAGGTGGGATTGCTATCTGCCAGCCGCTGAGAAGATGATAAGGTAATTGGCGGAAAAGTTCACCCTGAATTATCCTCGCCTAAGTTGCTGCTTTGCCCATGCGAGCGGCTACTGTATCTTCACTATGTTAATGCATTGAGGAAAACCTTGCAAAGGATGACTGCGATGAGCGACCAATTTGTGTTTCAGCCGGACACGGCGGAGAACAGGGAACTTGAGGCCAACGTGTGCCCGAAAAGTTGGATCAACCCGGTGCCATCGGGACGTTACAACCTGGTGGTGGTCGGCGCCGGGACCGCGGGCCTTGTCTGCGCCGCTGGGGCGGCTTCGTTGGGGGCGCGCGTGGCTCTGGTCGAGCGGCTGGCTCTCGGGGGAGACTGCCTGAACGTCGGCTGCGTCCCGTCGAAAGCGCTGATCCGTGCCTCGCGTGCCGTCTTCGATGCCCGTCATAGCGGCGGCTTCGGCGTAGTCGGGGGCGACGCGCTGCTGGCCGATTTTGCCGCGGCGCTGCAGCGGATGCGCAGGTTGAGGGCCGGGATCAGCCGCCACGACTCGGCGCTCCGCTTCCGGGATGAGTTGGGTGTCGACGTCTACCTGGGACAAGGGACCTTCACCGCCCCGGACACCCTCCAAGTCGAAGGGGCCGCGCTCCATTTCGCCAAGGCTGCGCTCTGCACCGGCGCCCGGGCGGCCATCCCCCCGGTTCCGGGTCTGGAGGAGGCGGGATGCCTGACCAACGAGACGGTCTTCTCGCTCACCTCGCTTCCCGCCAGGCTTGCGGTGATTGGTTCGGGCCCCGTCGGTTGCGAGCTGGCGCAGGCCTTCGCCCGTTTCGGAAGCAAGGTGACCCTGGTCGAGCGGGGATCTGGGATTCTGGGGCGCGAGGACCGCGATGCGGCCGCTATCCTCGAAACGGCTTTCCGGCGTGAGGGGATCGAACTGGAACTCGGGGCGAAGCTCGTCAGGGCCTGGAGCAGCGGCTCGGAAAAACGGCTTCTCCTGGAGCGGGACGGGGTAGGGTTCGAGATTGCCGTCGACGCCATTCTGGTCGGAGCGGGGCGCGCGCCCAACACCGAGGGGCTGGGGCTCGAGGCCGCGGGAGTGGAATACGACAAGAGCGGGGTCAAGGTGAACGATTACCTGCAGACCACCAACCGGCGCATCTATGCCGCCGGAGACATCTGCTCCGGCTACAAGTTCACCCACGTAGCCGACGCGCAGGCGAGGATAGTGATAGAAAACTCTCTTTTTCCGGGGAGGAGGAAGAACTCCAGCCTGACCGTGCCGTGGTGCACCTATACCGACCCCGAGGTGGCGCATGTCGGGATGTACCAAGCGGACGCCCTGGCGCGCGGGTTGAAGGTCGAGACCCTCACCATCCCCTTTGGCGATGTGGATCGTGCCGTCCTGGACGGGGAGAGCGAAGGGTTTGCGCGGGTGCACCTGAAAAAAGGGAGCGACGTCATCCTGGGCGCCACCATAGTCGCGCGCCACGCGGGGGAGATGATCGGCGAGGTCGCCCTTGCCATAAACGCCGGCTTGGGGCTCTCCGCCATAGGGCGCACCATCCATCCCTACCCCACTCAGGCGGAGAGCCTCAGAAAGCTTGCCGACAGCTACAACCGCGGCAGGTTGACCCCGCGAGTCAAGAAGCTGATGGGGGCATGGCTTCGCTGGCAAAGGGAATAAAAACCAGATAAAGATAAAGTGAGATTAAGATTAAGATTGAGATTGAGATTGAGATTGAGAAAAATCACTTCTCAGTGTACGTAGATCATCTACCGATAATTCTTTCTCTTAGTCTTAATCTCAATCTCAATCTTTATCTGCAGTTAGGAGCCGCTCCGCATGAACCTGAAAAAGATCCTCATACTTGTCGCTGCCGTCATCGCAGTGGCGCTCTTCTTCTACCTCGACCTCGGCCGTTACCTGACCCTGGAGTCGCTCAAGGCCAACCGGCAGGCGCTCATCCAGTACTACGCGGCGCACCAGGCCGCCACCGTCGCCGGGTTCATGGCACTTTACATCCTGCAGACGGCGCTCTCGCTTCCCGGTGCAGCCATTCTGTCGCTCGCGGCAGGCGCCATCTTCGGCTCCCTCGCCGGGACCTTCTACGCCGTCATGGCCGCAACAGTCGGAGCGACGCTCGCTTTCGTGGTGACACGCTACCTGCTGCGCGACCTCGTGCTCGACAAGTTCGGACCGAAACTGGAGGGGCTCAACCGGGAGCTGGAAACGCGCGGTTTCAATTACCTGCTCTTTCTGAGGCTGGTGCCGCTGTTTCCCTTTTTCCTCATCAACCTCGCGGCCGGCCTCACCCGGCTGCCGCTACGCGTCTTCGTCCCTGGGACGCTTATCGGGATCATCCCGGGAGGGTTCGTCTTCGTGAATGCCGGGGCGAGCCTCGCCACCATCAACTCCCTCTCCGACGTCGCCTCTCCCCGGGTGCTCGGTTCTTTCGCGCTCCTCGGGCTCTTCGCACTAGTCCCGGTGATCTACGGGAAGATTAAAAAGAACGCCTAACTCCCCCACTCCCGCGCTTCTAATAATCTCATTCATTAGCCCCGTGCCCCTTGCGGGGGCGGGGTCGAAAGTCCCTCCTTTTTTTAAACTCGTTTTTGACATCCTCCAAGTGTGCATTTACACTCTCGTAATTCTTTGATCGCCACCTCCGCGGAAGGGGCCGACCATGCCCGAAGAAGTCCTTGCCACTTTCCAAGTTAAACGCGTAAGCGTTCTTAATGAGAACGGCAGCGCCGATCTCGACCTCATGCCTGAGTTGTCGGCTGACCAGATCTGGCGCATGTACCAGCTCATGGTGCTCTCGCGCTGCTTCGACGAGCGTGCCGTTTCGTTACAGCGGGAGGGGCGCCTGGGAACCTACCCGCCCATACGGGGACAGGAGGCGGCCCAGGTGGGGAGCGCCTTCGCGCTCAAGGCCGACGACTGGGTGTTCCCCTCTTTCCGCGAGATGGGGGTGCACCTGACGCTGGGGTATCCCATCCCGCAGCTCCTCCAGTACTGGGCCGGCGACGAGCGGGCCCAGAAGACGCCGCCGCAGCTGAACATCTTTCCCTTCTGCGTGGCCGTCGGAAGCCAAATCCCCCATGCTGTAGGGGCTGCGCTCGCCGCCCGCTACCGGCGGGATTCGGCCGCCGTGGCGGTCTACTTCGGCGACGGGGCGACATCGAAGGGGGACTTCCACGAGGCGATGAACATGGCCGGGGTCTACCAGCTGCCGATAGTCTTCATCTGCCAGAACAACCAGTGGGCCATCTCGGTCCCGCTCAAGGGGCAGACGGCTTCGGCGTCGCTGGCACAGAAGGCGCTCGCCTACGGGTTCGAAGGGGTGCAGGTGGACGGCAACGACGTCCTCGCGGTCTACCGCGCCACCAAGCAGGCGCTGGAAAAGGCGACAAGCGGCGGTGGCCCCACCTTCCTGGAATGCCTCACCTACCGCATGGCCGACCACACCACGGCCGACGACGCGGGGCGCTACCGCTCCGACGAGGAGGTGGCGCTTTGGAATGGGCGGGATCCCATCCTCAGGCTGGAGCGCTTCTTAGCTGCGAGCGGCGCCTGGACCCCGGAACAGGGGAGGGGGGTCAAGGAGGAGGCGACCTCGCTGATCGACCGGGGGGTAGGGGAGATGGAGGCTGTACCGCCCCCCGACCCGGCAGAACTCTTCGACGCGACCCTGGCGGCACTCACACCGCGGCAGGCCGGGCAAAGAAAGGGACGCTGACATGGCGCAACTGAACATGGTACAGGCGATAAACCAGGCCCTCGCCGACGAGATGGCGCGCGACGACCGGGTGGTGCTCCTCGGGGAGGACGTGGGGCGGGACGGCGGGGTGTTCCGGGTCACGGATGGGCTCCAGGACCGGTTCGGAGCGGAACGGGTGCTGGATACCCCACTGTGCGAATCGGCCATCATGGGGGCCGCCATCGGGATGGCCGCTTATGGGCTCCGCCCGGTGCCGGAGATCCAGTTCATGGGTTTCACCTACTCCGCCTTCGAGCAGCTCTTCGCCCATGCGGCAAGGCTTCGCTCCCGGTCCCGCGGGCGTTACAGCTGTCCGCTGGTGGTCCGCACACCCTACGGCGGCGGAATCAAGGCGCCGGAGCTGCACGAGGAAAGTACGGAGGCGATCTTCTGCCATATCCCCGGCCTCAAGGTGGTGGTGCCGTCCGGTCCCTACAACGCCAAGGGGCTGCTTCTGGCGGCCCTGCGCGACCCGGACCCTGTTTTGTTCCTGGAGCCGACCCGGCTTTACCGCATGGTGAAGGAGGAGGTGCCGGAGGGGGATTATCAGCTGGAGTTGGGGAAGGCGCGGGTAGCGCGCAAAGGCTCCGCCGTTACCGTCGTCGCCTGGGGGAGCATGCTGGAGCGGGTGCTGAGGGCCATCGACGGCTACGACGCCGAGGTGATAGACCTCCTCACCCTGAACCCGCTGGACCTGGAGGCGCTGCTTTCTTCGGTGCAGAAAACCGGCAGGGCGGTCATCGTTCACGAGGCGATCAAGACCTGCGGGCTCGGCGCCGAGATTGCGGCGACCCTGGCGGAAGAGGCGATGCTGCACCTGCGCGCGCCGATTCTGAGGGTGACTGCCCCCGATGTGCCGGTACCGTTGGCGAAGTTGATCGATCAGTACCTGCCGGGCCCCGACCGGATACGGGCCGCGCTGGACGAGGTGCTGAAGTACTGACAAAAGCCGGAGCAAACGGCGAAATGCGGAACACAGAGGGCACGGGGGTTCACGAAGGCCACAGAGGTTTTCTCGGGAAAAGCAAAGGCTCTCACCACAGAGGAACACAGAGGAAGGCAAAATCTGAAGGCTTTGTTGTTGCTCTTTGCTCCCTGGTCACGCTTTTCGGTTTTGAGGGGTTCACTATGTCTATCGATTTCAAACTCCCCGATCTGGGCGAAGGCATCGCCGAGGTGGAACTGCGCCGCTGGCTGGTGGCGGAAGGGGATGCTGTTGCGGAACACCAGCCGCTGGTCGAGGTGGAGACGGACAAGGCGGTGGTCGAGGTCCCATCCCCGCGCGCCGGTGTCGTCGCCCGCCTTCACTGCAAGGAGGGGGAGACGGTTCAGGTCGGCGCCACGCTGGTGACTTTCGCCGAGGCGAAGGAGGCCGCCAAGAAAGAGGAGCCCGAAGGGGAGCGCAGGCCGGCGCAGCGCCCGCCCTCGGTCGGCATCGTCGGCTCGCTGCCGGAACCGGAGGAGGAGGCAACTCCGGCCGCACCGGCGGGGTTCGAGGGACTGGCGACCCCGATGGTGAGGAAGATGGCCCGGGAGCGGGGTATCGACCTGAAAAGCGTGCGGGGCACCGGGCCGCGCGGCTGCATCAAGCCCGAGGATCTGGACCAGGTTCCCCTGGCGGCGCAGAAAGCGAAGCCGGCGCCGCCAGACGGGGAACGGGTGCCGCTCAGAGGCCTGCGGCGTACCATCGCCCGGAACGTGCTGGCCTCCCAAAGGACCACCGCCTTCGTCACCAGCATGGAAGAGGTCGACATTACCGACATATGGGAGATGCGGGGGCGCGAGCAGGGGGAAGTGGAGTCGCGGGGGGCGCACCTGACCTTCCTCCCCTTCTTCATCAAGGCGGTCCAGCATGCGCTGCGCGAACACCCGCTTTTGAACGGCTCCATCGACGACGAGGCGCAGGAACTGGTGCTGAAAAAGCACTACCATTTCGGGATCGCGGTGGACACCCCGGAGGGGCTCATGGTCCCGGTGATCCGGGACGTGGACAAGAAGAGCATCATCGAGCTGGCGCAGGCGGTCCAGGAACTCGGCCGCAAGGCGCGCGAGCGGAGCATTTCGTTGGAGGAACTGCGCGGCAGCAGTTTCACCATCACCAACTACGGCCACTTCGGCGGCACCTTCGCCACTCCCATCATCAACTGGCCCGACGTCGCCATCATGGGCTTTGGGCGCATCGTAGAACGCCCCTGGGTGCACCGGGGCCAGATCGCCATCAGGAAGATCCTGCCGTTGTCGCTCACCTTCGACCACCGCGCCACCGACGGCGCCGACGCCGCCAGGTTCCTGGGCAAGGTGCTCCGCTACCTCGAGGACCCCGCGCTCCTCTTCCTGGACAGCGCCTAGCCCGGGCCGTCGCCGTTTCGGGCCCGGCAGCACCAGCACCAGCGCCCCTCCCAGCCCCCCCCCAGCCCCCCCCAGCCCCTAGCCCCTAAAGCGGATCACATCCGGGGCCGCGGCCGGAACCAGTAAGTCGCCCATACTCCTTCTTTGGCTGAATAGATCTGTATCACTTTACTTGGGCCGAAATCATCAAGCTGGATCTCTGTCATAAAATCCCTCCTCTTTGTTGATCGGGTTCCTTTGAGCGAACCCGTAACATCCAACATCTCAAGTGGGTGCCGCAATGACTGCATTTCCGTTTTCTATGT
Proteins encoded in this region:
- a CDS encoding PAS domain-containing protein, giving the protein MTFAERMKISSIMFFSLLVFGAAVLFWSSRELNSARQNDVLSDDIQTIVFERATLRDEFFLYGLERARVQWFGLNRDAEASIRLGNEHLRAPQEREVLEKVQADLRESELVSQRLVELLRGKSGPELERAHHDELASRLYSQIMLKDSALQQSSAALQELTRQRYNRANFRTIFLTFAFVLLVVAGGRANAFFINSLLRRRLQLLNEGVARIAAGDFSHRMQCRGSDELALFAGVFNCVLDKVQDYTGQLEKSHDLLSGLSSQVPGILFQACLTPDGLFSTPYVSRGGDELNQGDAAAPLQEPAQLFERLHPEKYQAILGTFRRSAETLEPWEHEFRIDVPDRGMRWLRGQARPMRLPDGGTLWHGFISDITERKRAEEALHRSESRYRMQLQELTNIYTHTAVGLFAVDREMRYLRLNEQMAGYNCRPMDEHVGRTIDEVHPPAFVVALKEMWRPVLERGESLLNLEVQGQADWPSGERHWLVSFQPLFAETGAVIGLTGSVMDITERKVAEQVLLGARQQLEREVQLRTAKLSLTNKHLIQEIEVRKKVEVELLAQQQKLQEMAFEISMAEERERDRIASELHDQVGQRLILAKIKLDSLASNLPLGECEAEAMGVETLIEQTLQDIRSLTFQIRPPVLATAGLEAALRWLGEELHADFGLEVEFSDDGKDKPLRYEVRSTVFQAVRELLLNVAKHAGTKKCRVRFTRVGDRIVIEVEDDGTGLKPGAGDGTRSRSGGFGLLNVQQKVEHLGGVFSIESRPQGGTRAAIEVPVETETK
- a CDS encoding response regulator transcription factor, giving the protein MSMKVLIVDDHTIVRQGLRVLIDKEQDMEVIAEAATGAEAIRLAREKRPDVTVMDITMPDLNGIDATRAIIAEWPQARVLALSMESDRRFVVEVLKAGANGYVLKDSAFAELATAIRAVATGETYLPSRVTTLLIKEYLQRIPDEVPATYENLSQREREILQLIADGRNAKEIAFSFGVSVKTVENQRHSIMKKLDLFSIAELTKYAVRQGLTSLS
- a CDS encoding CsbD family protein, which produces MKPSTKDQTKGKLHELKGQVKEEAGNISRNVSMEHQGRAEKVTGKVQKTAGKAEKKTEK
- a CDS encoding Thivi_2564 family membrane protein encodes the protein MPLIQVLLVLIVVGVLLWLVNTYVPMAGSIKSILNAVVVIVVVIWLLNVFGLMENITRLRVGK
- a CDS encoding lmo0937 family membrane protein, with translation MLWTIVVILLILWLLGLVTSYTLGGFIHLLLVLAIIVVIINLIQGRRPL
- a CDS encoding bifunctional diguanylate cyclase/phosphodiesterase, giving the protein MNDADSKNAVNRSRDRNAFDSDNANLSTEELVRELQVYTDLYEFSPVGLFTLDDAGNIRSVNNTGASLLGRARPELVGVPFEQAVAEPSKGDFSVLLNDARTSQSKSACELTLISDSSRQLPVRIDALCCKEGTEYRLSVLDITKRKQSELALQRSEARYRRLFETAKDGIMIVEADSGAIAEVNPFLVDILGCKREALLGKTVWELGFFARIVPGASDFKAMQQKEYFHGDDLLLATVGGRDIPVEVVSNCYQSEQSSVVQFNIRDISIRKNAEQALLTSEEQCRTIVSNINEYVYSVRFEEGDITSVYHSPKCFDITGYTPDEYYRDPLLWFTMIHEEDRNLVVEFLNGIFAGLDHEPIRHRIIHKDGSVRWIVNNCAVQRQRRGDRLSITRLDGFILDITDIKRAEENIFFLAHHDPLTKLPNRSTLYERMEQVICAAQKSSRNVALLFLDIDGFKQINDSMGHDVGDRLLQSVAKRLSDCTRSCDVVSRLGGDEFVVMLWDCGETETTVVAEKVINAGFPVLGSNVTVTPSIGISVFPDDGRDYLTLLKHADIAMYHAKKSGGNNFQFFTHRLNEIAHERFVLEAELRRALDREEFVLYYQPKVDLSTGRFSGMEALIRWQHPAHGLMLPESFIRIAEESGLLTQISKWIIPTVCRQIQQWQQQGINSVSAAVNLSASFFQHPDFEETIEDSLLQTGIAPECLELELTEATIMSDPQRVLGSMAAMKALGLQLSIDDFGTGYSSLSYLKKLPVDKLKIDQSFIHNIARDADNAAVVRAVISIGRSMQLRVIAEGVENASQLAWLQAEGSEEAQGYYFSRPLPVAKMTALLKQRANFLHNPRGKTQSKTL
- a CDS encoding mercuric reductase encodes the protein MSDQFVFQPDTAENRELEANVCPKSWINPVPSGRYNLVVVGAGTAGLVCAAGAASLGARVALVERLALGGDCLNVGCVPSKALIRASRAVFDARHSGGFGVVGGDALLADFAAALQRMRRLRAGISRHDSALRFRDELGVDVYLGQGTFTAPDTLQVEGAALHFAKAALCTGARAAIPPVPGLEEAGCLTNETVFSLTSLPARLAVIGSGPVGCELAQAFARFGSKVTLVERGSGILGREDRDAAAILETAFRREGIELELGAKLVRAWSSGSEKRLLLERDGVGFEIAVDAILVGAGRAPNTEGLGLEAAGVEYDKSGVKVNDYLQTTNRRIYAAGDICSGYKFTHVADAQARIVIENSLFPGRRKNSSLTVPWCTYTDPEVAHVGMYQADALARGLKVETLTIPFGDVDRAVLDGESEGFARVHLKKGSDVILGATIVARHAGEMIGEVALAINAGLGLSAIGRTIHPYPTQAESLRKLADSYNRGRLTPRVKKLMGAWLRWQRE